A genome region from Thermoflexus sp. includes the following:
- a CDS encoding 4Fe-4S dicluster domain-containing protein, which yields MANPEAPIPVPNSVWRMEKARLQDLIDALRRQGYTVIGPCIREGAIVYDEIHQVSDLPIGWTDEQDGGRYRLKRREDSSFFGYAVGPHSWKRFLHPPVLSLGRARRNGAGFEWIAPSDPAPRYAFLGVRACELHAIAILDRVFMGGPYVDPTYQARREGVFLIAVQCAVAGGTCFCASMGTGPKAPPGADLILTELAEAFIVEIGTERGAALMAGIPCAPATEADRAAVEAQLAATARAMGRQMDTTDLPALLYRNLEHPRWEEVAQRCLTCGNCTMVCPTCFCFTVEDVSDLTGTQAERVRRWDSCFTTEFTYTAGRPIRQSAKARYRQWLTHKLASWWEQFGTSGCVGCGRCITWCPVGIDLTEEVAAIRRTDGATLEAERR from the coding sequence ATGGCAAACCCCGAGGCCCCGATCCCCGTTCCGAACTCGGTGTGGCGAATGGAGAAAGCCCGATTGCAGGACCTGATCGATGCACTCCGCCGGCAGGGCTACACCGTCATCGGCCCTTGCATCCGGGAAGGGGCCATCGTTTACGATGAGATCCATCAGGTCTCGGATCTCCCCATCGGATGGACCGATGAGCAGGACGGCGGACGCTATCGTCTGAAGCGTCGGGAGGATTCCTCCTTCTTCGGCTACGCGGTGGGGCCCCATTCCTGGAAGCGCTTCCTGCATCCCCCGGTCCTCTCCCTGGGCCGAGCGCGCCGCAACGGCGCGGGGTTCGAGTGGATCGCCCCCTCGGATCCTGCGCCCCGCTATGCGTTCCTGGGGGTCCGGGCTTGCGAGCTTCACGCCATCGCGATCCTGGATCGGGTGTTCATGGGCGGGCCGTATGTGGACCCGACGTATCAGGCCCGTCGGGAGGGGGTTTTCCTGATCGCCGTGCAGTGCGCCGTCGCCGGCGGCACATGCTTCTGCGCCTCCATGGGCACCGGGCCCAAGGCCCCACCGGGCGCGGACCTCATCCTCACGGAGCTGGCGGAGGCCTTCATCGTCGAGATCGGGACGGAGCGGGGTGCGGCGTTGATGGCCGGCATCCCCTGCGCTCCCGCCACCGAGGCCGACCGGGCCGCGGTGGAGGCGCAACTCGCCGCCACCGCCCGCGCCATGGGCCGGCAGATGGACACCACCGACCTGCCCGCCTTGCTCTACCGCAACCTGGAGCATCCCCGCTGGGAGGAGGTGGCCCAGCGCTGCCTCACCTGTGGGAACTGCACCATGGTCTGTCCCACCTGCTTCTGCTTCACTGTGGAGGACGTCAGCGATCTCACCGGCACCCAGGCCGAGCGGGTGCGCCGCTGGGATTCGTGCTTCACCACCGAGTTCACCTACACCGCCGGCCGCCCCATCCGCCAGAGCGCGAAGGCCCGTTACCGGCAGTGGCTGACCCACAAGCTGGCCTCCTGGTGGGAGCAGTTCGGGACCTCGGGATGCGTCGGCTGTGGACGCTGCATCACCTGGTGCCCGGTAGGGATCGATCTGACCGAAGAGGTGGCCGCCATCCGCAGGACCGACGGCGCCACCCTCGAGGCGGAG
- the hypE gene encoding hydrogenase expression/formation protein HypE, with product MATESLGACPIPPLSYRTVLLGHGSGGRLMHELIEKVFRPLLLPPETRVLNDAAVLNVNGLRLALTTDAFVVDPIVFPGGDIGRLAVNGTINDLAVSGARPLFLSAAFILEEGLPIDTLCQIVDSMRRAAAEAGVPIVTGDTKVVNRGKADKIFITTTGLGLVEYEGTLSADQARPGDVVLLNGPIAAHGIAVMLAREQIEFEQPIRSDTAPLHTLVAAMLRASPRIRCMRDATRGGLASALNEIAMSSRVGIQLDEARIPIQDEVKGACELLGLDPLHVANEGKLVAIVAREDAERVLEAMRSHPLGQEATVIGEVVEDPRHLVLLRTRVGGFRVVSMPAGEPLPRIC from the coding sequence ATGGCGACCGAGAGCCTGGGAGCCTGTCCCATCCCGCCCCTTTCCTATCGCACCGTGCTGCTGGGACACGGCAGCGGGGGGCGGCTGATGCACGAGCTGATCGAGAAGGTGTTCCGCCCCCTCCTCCTGCCGCCAGAAACCCGGGTGCTGAACGACGCCGCGGTCCTGAACGTAAACGGATTGCGCCTCGCCCTCACCACCGACGCCTTCGTGGTGGATCCCATTGTGTTCCCCGGGGGGGATATCGGCCGGCTGGCGGTGAACGGGACCATTAACGACCTGGCCGTCAGTGGAGCCCGGCCGCTGTTCCTGAGCGCGGCCTTTATCCTCGAGGAAGGGTTGCCCATCGACACGCTGTGCCAGATCGTGGATTCCATGCGCCGGGCCGCTGCGGAGGCGGGGGTTCCCATCGTCACCGGGGATACCAAGGTGGTCAACCGGGGGAAGGCGGACAAGATCTTCATCACCACCACCGGCCTCGGCCTCGTGGAATACGAGGGGACGCTCTCCGCGGACCAAGCCCGGCCCGGGGACGTGGTGCTCCTGAATGGCCCCATCGCCGCCCACGGCATCGCGGTGATGCTGGCCCGGGAGCAAATCGAGTTCGAGCAGCCCATCCGATCCGACACCGCGCCGCTTCACACCCTGGTGGCCGCCATGCTCCGCGCCAGCCCTCGCATCCGCTGCATGCGCGACGCCACCCGCGGCGGCCTGGCCAGCGCCCTCAACGAGATCGCCATGAGCTCCCGCGTGGGCATCCAGCTGGACGAAGCGCGCATCCCGATCCAGGATGAAGTAAAGGGCGCCTGCGAGTTGCTGGGCCTGGATCCCCTCCACGTGGCCAACGAAGGGAAACTGGTGGCCATCGTCGCCCGGGAGGACGCGGAGCGGGTGCTGGAGGCCATGCGCTCCCACCCCCTGGGCCAGGAAGCCACCGTGATCGGAGAGGTCGTGGAGGACCCCCGCCACCTGGTCCTGCTACGAACCCGGGTGGGCGGCTTCCGAGTGGTCAGCATGCCCGCCGGCGAACCCCTCCCCCGAATCTGCTAA